DNA sequence from the Rhizoctonia solani chromosome 10, complete sequence genome:
ACGTCGCGGGACGGACCGGTCGAAAAGGCGTCCCAGAACGCGGAGCCCATGCGCTGGAGCAGGGTCTGTGACGCGAGCGAGGCTGCAAGCGCCGCTTGCTGTGGTGTCGTTCCCTTTTTGTCCGAGAGCGCGGGCAGGGTTTGTTTGTCGATTCCCAGTCCGAGTCCGAGTCCCGCGGTGGTGGTCTTTTTATCAGACGAACCGAGCTTCTTGTCGATCGCCAGTCCAGACATGGCGCTAACCAACTTGCTCTCTTCCCCAACTGTTCTTGTCCTTGGCCGAGGTAAAGTACGCAGGTCGCACGCCAGCCGCAAGACCCGACAACTGTACCTGTGCCagctgttgttgctgttgttgctgttgctgatGCACCGCGGCGGCCTGTGCAAACTGGGCGAGATACGACTCGCGTTGTGTGCTCGAGGATGCGGGCTGGGCAGAAGACGAAGACATGGGCTGCtgagaagaggaagaagaagagggcGAGTAggaagaaggggaagaggacgCGTTCTGCTGCCTGGCCTGCTGCAGAGCCAACCACTGGGCCTGCAACATCGCACGAGCCTGCATTGACGCGGTGCTCTGAGTAAACGCCGAGTTTGAAGCCGACTGCGAGCCGAGGAAGCCAGCGCCAAAGCTGGATGCTTGCAGCAGTGCCGGCGCGGGAACAAACGATTGTTGCTGTGGCTGTTGTTGAGCTGGGTTAGGCGAAGACTGCTGCGAGAGAGAAGGCGAAGACTGTTGTCCAAGCGCAGGCGAAGAAGACGATTGCTGCGCAGACGACTGCGCCGTAAGCAAGGCACTCGGCGGGAACACGCCATCGAACAGTGATTTAAACGTTGTAGCAGGCTGGTGGAGCATCGAAAGCGACGGAGAAGAAGACATGGTCTGCTGAGGCGAAGTCGACGAGCTGCTTTGCTGGGGCGATGCCAATGAGCTCGTTTGTTGAGGCGACGAAAGCGGCGACAGCATATCTCCAACCAAAGGCGTGAACAACGGCGTCTCCTCTCTCctctgttgctgctgctgttcgACCAAAACACTCCTGGCACCAgcctccttggccatccGTCCCCAAAGCTGAGCCCTGAACCCTTCGAGGGTGCGTTGGTTAAACGCCTGGTCCATGACGTCAAGCTGCAGACTGGGGTTTGGGTTGGGAAGCTTGGAAGAGGAGAAGAGTGGAGAAAGGTTCATGAGGGGGTTCATGTTTACGCCTGTACGAATCCAGTTAGTACAATGCGGATAGGGCAGGAAAAAAGACGCGCCTTCATTGGGAGGCGTTGATGGACTGGCACTACTCGATCCAGAGCTCGAGGGCGAAACGTTGCGCGGCTTATCGGACAACTGCTGAGGGAACACTTCGGGAATGAGTGTGGTATGGACCTAGAACAACATCAAGATCAAGCGCATAAAAACAATTAAATTGACATACAGAAGTAACACCGCCGTGTCCAACAGCGCCGCCCCAGAAACTGGTGCGGTTATCCGAGCTGACATCCTTGTGGGTGTTGGCGCGGGTGAGTTCGGCCGGACGACGCGGTCCAGCGGTGGTGGGAGTCGGGGGCGTAGCAGTCTGCTCGGGAGTGAGGGGTCGGGGCGGAGGCAGGCCAGTGTCGGCTGCCGAGAGACGGCCTTCTTGGATGGCACGCTGAGCGGCGAATACGAGACGAGACGGGACAGGGCGTGAGAGACGAATGATGAATTTGAAATAGGGTGGCGATACGGTTAGCAAGGGAAAGTGCTGGAAACAAGCGGACATACCTTGAGGGCATCAATCTCGCGCCTGAGCTCTGTGTTCTCGTTGTGGGTATTTGAGAGCTCGGAGCGAATAGCGGCGATGAGCTGGTCGCGATCGGCGATGTGGGATTCGAGTGTGGTGATGTATTCTACCCGCAACCCATGAGTGACAAGGGCAATGAAACAAGAGAATAATAGCTTACCTTTGCGTCTAACCCTGAAATTTCTAGCACTGATCTTGTTCCGAAGTTGCCTCTTTTCCTTGCTGGAGAGCTTTTTGTATTCTTCGGGAGTGGGTCTCCACTCGTCGGGTTCTTGGCTGCCGATGCGCTCGCCGTTGAGATAGCTTGCGACTCCGCCTTTGCCGAGGGCGGGAGGGACAACGGGTTTGGGATCGTCAAAGTGTACGTAAGACGGCAGGACGCTGGCTGGGGTCGAGGCGCGCGACGGACGCTTGGAAATGCCGCCTGCTGCGGCCGCGTTTTTCTTGGGTTTACGCGTGCGAGTCGGGAGCGGTGCAATctcctcgtcttcatcgtcttcatcgtctgTCACGATCGCAGCAGCCGCCAAAGGTAATTCAGGTGCGGGTGTGGGTGCAGATGCGGGGACAGCTGGGGCTGGTGGCGGGATAGGCGGTGGCAGTGAAGGTGGCGAGGCAGCAAACAACTGGGGATCAATGACAGGCGCAGAGGGCCCAGAGGCAGGCTCGGAAAAGGAGGGAAACATGTCCTGGAAGAGAGAACCGTACTGGTCCATGCCGAGATCGCTGCCCAACAGGCCCATATCAAACGGAGCCATCTTGTCAAGCGGGTTGAAGGCATCAAAGGCCATGGTCTCGTCCGTCTGTGTCTCGGCGCTTGTGCCAGGGGTGATGGGCAGCGCACCATGGGACGACGCAGGGGACTGGGGAGCCGCCCTCGACGAGCCAAATAAATCCAGATTCAAATAATCGTCCAGCGCACTCGGGTCAGACCCATACGACATCAGCCCAGGGCTCGTCGGTCCGTCGCTGGGCTTGGAGGCTACGAGCGAGGTCATCCTTGGCTTGCACACAGAGAGTGGTGGTCGTGGTCGAGTACAAGGCACCTCTTCCCTCTATTAGTCAGCCTCACATCAGCTGCGGCCGAACAAGTGTGTGGCCTCGGCCTCTTGCCCCCCGATCGGCCTTACTCAGCCCCCCTCGTCATTCCTCCACGGTGGCGCACACGTCACCCCCGCACTGCCCACCCATCGACACCCATGTCTTGTCCATCGTCCATTGCGCTCTCCTCGTCGCTCCCCTCCCCCGACGCCCTGAACCCTCGCTGAGCCAATACCGCGCCCAACATAGCCTCGTGCATCCAGACACCCGCCCCGATGAAATTCTGAACATCACCACGAGGTTTCCAACTCCACCCCAAGTGCCCAATTACATCTTCTCGGTCCTGCTTTCCGACTCGCTTGTCCCTTGCCATCCTAGACACCCACTCGGAGGTCGTATATCAAGTGCGATGTATCGTAAACATCTATAATAACATCAAAAATGAGTCGTATTCATCTTGACTGGGTGTGTGTGAATACAATCACATTCCACGAGGCACAGTAAAACTCTTCTTTCCAGTCGAACCTCGAACCTCGAACCTCGAACCCATAACGAGAAACCCGCCTCGTGTTCTTGTCATTTCCCATCATCATCAGTCTGGGCGCAAAACGCACATCACTCATATCACTCGAACATCATTCCCTTTTTCGGTGTCTATCCGCCCAAATTGGACCCAGCCGTCTACCAAAGTTCTGCGTGTGCGCGCGCGTTGAGGTGTTCGCCAACCCTCGCGTATTTCTCCTGCCTCGATACGGTTTACAGCACCATAGTACCAGGCCCGCCCACTCTGGCAACCTCTTTTCACGAGACTCGAGACACCACGGCTTACGACATCTAATCATTCAACCCTTTTATGTTCGATTTATATACAGCACTACCCCCCAATCTTGTCCAACACGTATAGTAACTCCCGAAACGGACATACCCTCGTATCCACTCGACCCCACTTCCCTATCTCGGCCTATGCAAGTACCCCCCCCCCAACGGCCCAGAGAAGACGAGCCGGTACCGCTTCCCATCGCACTGCCCATTACAACTGGTGTAAACTCGCGATTGCAACTGGGTAGATATGTAACTCGACTACCGCCTAGGGTCGACAAATAATCAAGGGACCGAGTGCGAATAAGTATCGATGAGCATTTCGAAACGGACGTTTGCAGTTGGGGGTGTGAAAGTGGGATAGTTGGTACCTTGTAGGACCAGATACAGATGGGGTCGGGAGGTTTTGTTTATTTGTTTTGTATGAAATGTCGAGCTGTATAGTTTGTGTTATTGGTTTATAATTAGCCATCCCAGTCCGTATCAAATATCTTGGAGAAAGCTGGAGATTGATCATTCAGAATCAACGCCTGCTGGCAGCTCTGAGCCAAGTTTTGTATTCAGCTATGAGTGGGCATGGCACTGCATACAAGCTAATAACATGGCATCGTGTCCGAGTGGCGATGAATCTAGTAATTGACCAAATTACGGCACACTCGATTTCAGCTACTGTACAGTTCCATCGATCGTATACGGAGCAGTCAAGATAATATGACTACTGGGGGTACTACTGGGGGTATATAAAGACTATTCCAAAAGTCCGATCACGAATACCCTCACGACGTTCCTGATCAATGAATGTTTTCGCTTCCCAAAGGGGACGGGCGCGCTAAAACGTCTTTCGTCAAGACCGCCACCAGTACCAGTACCACCGTATTTTCCTGACAGCTATAGTAACGACAAAAAGTGAAATGCTGGGCCTCAAGCTTTTTGGGAATCTCCCTGAGGAAGAGAGAGAACAGCAGAACGGGACCGTCTTCGTATAGTATTGACAACCCAAATCGAGCACAATGGATGTCTCATTTAATCGGTTCATTCGTTCTGTGATAATGCCAACTCCCCATGCTCAACTCACACAGGCTATACTAGTACAGTGTAGAGATTGGTCTATTGTAATGGAGATATGACAGAGTCAATAAGCGACCcagaggccaaggaggcgtCTAAGCGCTGCGAAAGGATATCAGTGGATTGCCAATGTTTGATGTTCGTAGATCGCTGATACGTAAACGCTTAGTTCGGACCCCGCCGTACAACTGTCAGCCGCAGAGTATGATCATTGCGTTGCCCGTGGACTTTGTCGACTGATCAATTTAGCTATGGGCTATCTTGATGCGAACTGCGCCAATACTTTGTTGGCATACGCGAGCCGAAGTTCCTGGGGAAGATGAGGAGATTGCCCTCAGCCCGGCAACGTCGCCAGTAGTTCGAGATCGACTAGTGAGGTGATTGGGATCGGTTTATTTGCTGAGGGAATCCAGTAAGCATGTCTTGTTTTTCCCTCCTACATGGTTATCCATAGAAACCTCAAGCCCTACCAGGCGACATGGAAGAAACTATACTCCGACTCAACCTGTCCCATCCAGTCGAAGGAGTCCAGATTCCCACAGATGACCCGATTTTGAACCCCGGCCCACCTGGACCTGGACCATCGTTACGACGGCCCTCGCCGAATGGACCCATTCAACACAGGATCTATTCCAATGCAGAGCTGGAACCGGCGCATCCTGTGGAAAGAAGAAGCGCGCTCAACGGGGAGCGAGAGCAAAGGCGAGATAGAAATCTTGATACGCGACCGAACTATAGTGCGGTTAGCCCAGAGGAGGATGTGCGACAGCTGTTTGAGGAATGCGAGATTGCTCGAGACAATTGTCGAATACTGGCCGACTCACTTGTATACGCGACTCCTGATAGCATCGCGACTGACACGGTGATAAAGGTCTGAGTATGAAGATAGGTGCTTGGCCGTGGTCAACTGACACGGAGAGCTATACAGGAGTTCCGAGAGAAGTGCATGAAGTCGCAAGAGATCATTGGTGCACAATTTGGTTGGGTGACAGCCATTGCGGATCGTGCACGTTTGGAGCAGGTTGCTAAGAACGGGTCAGAAGATACGAATCCTACAACAGAGGAGCAGCTGTTACAGGCTCTTGTTATGGTCCATGGGGAGCTAAACGACGTTTTCAAGACATATGACGATCTTGAACGAATAGCCATCAGCGAGCGTGAAGAGGCCGAGGTACGAGCACGGAGCAAAGTTGAGCTTCGACTGGACCGAAGTGTGAGTACGAATATACCAGGAAGGAAGGAAAATCTAATGCCAGGTAGAAATACCGGCAGCTAGACGAAGACGACCATACAATTCCATCAGACAACCAAGGGGCATCTCTATCGCAAACACACACACCTACACCTGCTCATGGCCAATTCCCTCCTCCAGGCCACACACGACGTCCACTCCCTCAACTCCCTCAGACATCTCCATATGTTAACTCTCTATCCCCGCCACCCCCTACACCCTACATCCCTCAAGCTCCATCCCAGAACCGAACTCCCCCACCTAAATCAGGCAGTTTAATAAGTAAGCAATGATGGCCGGATGTACATGCAGAAGAGTAACTGGTTTGAACACTTAGAGAACGATCATAACGAGGGAACCATTGCACAATCTGCGGGAATATCTCATGCCACTTATGAAAGATCTCTTGCATCACAAGACACTATGGGAAGCGAGATATCAGTGAATACAATGGAGCCTCAAAACGATGGTTCGGCTCCAGCATTCGATTTCCATGAGATTTTAATCAGTAGGACAATGGTACGTTATAATATCGATGCGGGCCGTATTATGAACCATGTTACAGGACGTGAGGGAGGTTGTTTCACACTTGGTTGCCCACGGTTGTCAGGACCTTTCCGCTAGGCTTGATGAATCTTCGTTTGGCGAATACCCAGTCGCTCATGGTGGGTTCAGTGATATCTACCACGGTCGACTACTGGACAGTACACGGGTCGCGGTGAAGGCCTTGCGGGTTTCTGTCGATAGTATCACCAAGGAGCCCAAACACTTCAAAGTTTGCCTAATTCATCATTTCACGAAGATATACTAATTGAAACATAACCATGTAGCATGCGGCTCGAGAGCTTTATGCATGGAGTCAGTGCAACCACCCCAACGTCATCCCATTGCTTGGATTGGCAATCTTTCGGAATCGAATTGGGATGCTTTCCCCTTGGATGGGGCAGGGCAATCTGCCTCGCTACCTGCAGACAGTACCGGATGCAGACCGGCTTCATATGGTGCGgcccttgcggggttgaaTCTCTGAATCCTTTCTGGCTTTGGATTGAATTCGTCTCCTATTAGTGCATCCAAATCTGCGAAGCGCTATCATATCTGCATCAAATCCGTATTGTAAGCCGCTCTGCACGGAAGTACTTATGTAGGCTCATCGGATTGACTAGATTCATTGCGATCTGAAGGGGGTATGTAGATTATCCAACTATTGGTCTAAGTCTTACTACATATAGGCCAATGTGCTTGTCTCGGAAGAGGGACTCCCTTTCTGACAGACTTCGGCACCTCCTTGTTGGTAGATCGGACACTGGGCTTTACCCAGACAACCAGCGGCCCCGCCTTTTCCATACGATGGTCTGTGAGTGACGATAGATCACTTGACACGGATTCGCCTCATTATACGATCTATCGACTATAGCCAGCCGAAATCCTAGACGAAACTAGTCCCCATACAGAAATGTCTGATGTGTATGCGCTGGGCATGGTTTGTCCCGCATTTAGAGCACTAGAAAGTCTAATAATTTTGGCACCATGGGCTCTAGACTATATATGTATGTGGTGAAGTAGTTCTTACTTTGTATCTAATACTGACACCAAAGAACATAGGAAACAATCTCAGGGAAAATCCCATACCTCGGAAAGGGAGACTCGAACGTGATACGTCTAGTAACTGTGAGGCAAGAGCACCCTGAGCGCCCTGAATGCATGCGCGGTGGTGAAAATGAGGATAGTCTGTGGAATCTGCTCGTTCGTTGTTGGTCGTTTGAGCCTACCGCACGCCCGAGTGCGGCTGAAGTCACAACAATTGTGAGTAGATATTGCTACTGAGTCCAATATACTGAGCGCGCGCGCCACAATAGATGAAGACGATCTCTGGAGCCAGCTCCCGCTTGGAGGCCAACGGTAAAATTGAATAGAAAACAGGTATGCAATATATTGTCAATGTGTACAAGATTCCGCGCTCAGGTTTTCTGTTTGTAATTATTGGTGAATTTTGTGTAGCAGACGCAATATCGTCGTATACCATTGGCGTTGATAGTGCTCATTAGACTGTGTGTAATGTATATCACCCATATCACTTGAATGCTATTCCCTTTCTTGATATCTATCTACCGACGTACTGTCTTCCGTAACTGGATTTTCCGCCAAACTACGATTCAAACAGCCAAATTTAGCAACCACAAGAGAGACCAAGTTTGTATCTCTCACGGTATCTGATAGCTCGACTTATATATTTAATTCGTGTACCATACAGGGCCATATGCATCCAagtctattatttttacccAACACATATCCATCTTTCATCCCTACTTATATCCCCTCGACAACTAGAAGAGCAATAAACCGCCGACCCCGCATCGCACCGCACTGCCCTTGGGATTCATCGATCATCCGTAACATGTTGAGATTGAGTTTATTATCAGACATAAGGCTTAAATTGGAATTTCCAAACAAAGCGCGACCGCTTATATCTCGAATTTCAAGCCTTACAATGCAGTAGTAGGCCTTCGAAAGTTGACCAAAACGACATGGTTCTGCACCTAACTCAAGCTCTCAGAGGGGTGTGCGCGTGGATAGCTATAAGCAATTTGCAGTCTGACCCTCCTATCGAAACCATGGCAAAATAGAACCATAGTCCCAGTCCAACGATCTCCGGAACGGACGCCAATACATATATCTTCGGTCCAGGTTAGGTCAGCCACCCCATGTGACCACCGCCTTCTCTGCCTTCTCTTCAGTGCATCATCTAGAGGAGTTCGTTTTCGTCACCCTAGGCCTGATTTCTGTCGCCCACATGTGCCATGCGTCAACGGCGTCATATCATGAGGCCTATACGCCAATCGACCCCCACATACTGTATATCCCTCGTCCTGTAGCACTATCTGCATAATTCGAATTTGAGCTCCAACCCAACTTTGAATGTAACCAAACCGGGTCTAGTCAAGCCAGATGGAGAAGAGCAGGCCTGTTGTGa
Encoded proteins:
- a CDS encoding bZIP transcription factor encodes the protein MARDKRVGKQDREDVIGHLGWSWKPRGDVQNFIGAGVWMHEAMLGAVLAQRGFRASGEGSDEESAMDDGQDMGVDGWAREEVPCTRPRPPLSVCKPRMTSLVASKPSDGPTSPGLMSYGSDPSALDDYLNLDLFGSSRAAPQSPASSHGALPITPGTSAETQTDETMAFDAFNPLDKMAPFDMGLLGSDLGMDQYGSLFQDMFPSFSEPASGPSAPVIDPQLFAASPPSLPPPIPPPAPAVPASAPTPAPELPLAAAAIVTDDEDDEDEEIAPLPTRTRKPKKNAAAAGGISKRPSRASTPASVLPSYVHFDDPKPVVPPALGKGGVASYLNGERIGSQEPDEWRPTPEEYKKLSSKEKRQLRNKISARNFRVRRKEYITTLESHIADRDQLIAAIRSELSNTHNENTELRREIDALKRAIQEGRLSAADTGLPPPRPLTPEQTATPPTPTTAGPRRPAELTRANTHKDVSSDNRTSFWGGAVGHGGVTSVHTTLIPEVFPQQLSDKPRNVSPSSSGSSSASPSTPPNEGASFFLPYPHCTNWIRTGVNMNPLMNLSPLFSSSKLPNPNPSLQLDVMDQAFNQRTLEGFRAQLWGRMAKEAGARSVLVEQQQQQRREETPLFTPLVGDMLSPLSSPQQTSSLASPQQSSSSTSPQQTMSSSPSLSMLHQPATTFKSLFDGVFPPSALLTAQSSAQQSSSSPALGQQSSPSLSQQSSPNPAQQQPQQQSFVPAPALLQASSFGAGFLGSQSASNSAFTQSTASMQARAMLQAQWLALQQARQQNASSSPSSYSPSSSSSSQQPMSSSSAQPASSSTQRESYLAQFAQAAAVHQQQQQQQQQLAQVQLSGLAAGVRPAYFTSAKDKNSWGREQTTTAGLGLGLGIDKQTLPALSDKKGTTPQQAALAASLASQTLLQRMGSAFWDAFSTGPSRDVDTNKVRRVLEGKAIVKVVDVDGLDGLEEKMRGMSVGVGSTGGGGGVFGNLRGKK
- a CDS encoding Tyrosine kinase family catalytic domain protein; the encoded protein is MEETILRLNLSHPVEGVQIPTDDPILNPGPPGPGPSLRRPSPNGPIQHRIYSNAELEPAHPVERRSALNGEREQRRDRNLDTRPNYSAVSPEEDVRQLFEECEIARDNCRILADSLVYATPDSIATDTVIKEFREKCMKSQEIIGAQFGWVTAIADRARLEQVAKNGSEDTNPTTEEQLLQALVMVHGELNDVFKTYDDLERIAISEREEAEVRARSKVELRLDRSLDEDDHTIPSDNQGASLSQTHTPTPAHGQFPPPGHTRRPLPQLPQTSPYVNSLSPPPPTPYIPQAPSQNRTPPPKSGSLIKNDHNEGTIAQSAGISHATYERSLASQDTMGSEISVNTMEPQNDGSAPAFDFHEILISRTMDVREVVSHLVAHGCQDLSARLDESSFGEYPVAHGGFSDIYHGRLLDSTRVAVKALRVSVDSITKEPKHFKHAARELYAWSQCNHPNVIPLLGLAIFRNRIGMLSPWMGQGNLPRYLQTVPDADRLHMVRPLRVHPNLRSAIISASNPYYSLRSEGGQCACLGRGTPFLTDFGTSLLVDRTLGFTQTTSGPAFSIRWSPAEILDETSPHTEMSDVYALGMTIYETISGKIPYLGKGDSNVIRLVTVRQEHPERPECMRGGENEDSLWNLLVRCWSFEPTARPSAAEVTTIMKTISGASSRLEANGKIE